In Comamonadaceae bacterium OS-1, a single window of DNA contains:
- the rho gene encoding transcription termination factor Rho yields MHLNELKALHVSEVLKQAEELEIENTGRMRKQELMFAIIKKRARTGEQIIADGVLEILPDGFGFLRSPDTSYTASTDDIYISPSQVRRFNLHTGDMIEGEVRTPKDGERYFALNKLDKVNGGGPEENKHKVMFENLTPLFPKEQMKLERDIKGDENITGRIIDIVAPIGKGQRALLVAPPKSGKTVMMQHMAHAIAANYPNSHMMVLLVDERPEEVTEMQRSVKGEVIASTFDEPAARHVHVAEMVIERAKRLVELKKDVVILLDSITRLARAYNNVVPSSGKVLTGGVDSNALQRPKRFLGAARNVEEGGSLTIIATALIDTGSRMDEVIFEEFKGTGNCEIHLDRRLYEKRVFPSIQLNRSGTRREELLLSPEILQKSRILRQFMYNMDEIESMELMLKNMKSTKNNVEFFDMMRRGG; encoded by the coding sequence ATGCACTTAAACGAACTCAAGGCACTGCACGTGTCTGAAGTCCTCAAACAAGCCGAAGAACTTGAAATTGAGAACACCGGCCGTATGCGCAAGCAAGAGCTGATGTTTGCCATCATCAAAAAGCGCGCCCGCACCGGCGAGCAAATCATTGCCGATGGCGTGCTGGAAATCTTGCCCGACGGCTTCGGCTTCCTGCGCAGCCCCGACACCAGCTACACAGCCAGCACCGACGACATCTACATCAGCCCCAGCCAGGTGCGCCGCTTCAACCTGCACACCGGCGACATGATCGAAGGCGAAGTGCGCACCCCCAAAGACGGTGAACGCTACTTTGCGCTGAACAAGCTCGACAAGGTCAACGGCGGCGGCCCCGAAGAAAACAAGCACAAGGTCATGTTTGAGAACTTGACCCCGCTGTTCCCCAAAGAGCAGATGAAGCTGGAACGCGACATCAAGGGCGACGAAAACATCACCGGCCGCATCATCGACATCGTGGCTCCTATCGGCAAGGGCCAGCGCGCCCTGCTGGTCGCCCCGCCCAAGAGCGGCAAGACGGTGATGATGCAGCACATGGCCCACGCCATTGCCGCCAACTACCCGAACAGCCACATGATGGTGCTGCTGGTGGACGAACGGCCCGAAGAAGTGACCGAAATGCAGCGCTCCGTCAAGGGCGAGGTGATTGCCTCCACGTTTGACGAGCCCGCCGCCCGCCACGTGCACGTGGCCGAAATGGTGATCGAGCGCGCCAAACGCCTGGTCGAGCTGAAAAAAGACGTGGTAATCCTGCTGGACTCGATCACCCGCCTGGCCCGCGCCTACAACAACGTCGTGCCCTCGTCAGGCAAGGTGCTGACCGGCGGTGTGGATTCCAACGCCCTGCAGCGCCCCAAGCGCTTCCTGGGTGCCGCCCGCAATGTGGAAGAAGGCGGCTCGCTGACCATCATCGCCACCGCGCTGATCGACACCGGCAGCCGCATGGACGAAGTGATCTTTGAAGAATTCAAGGGCACCGGCAACTGCGAAATCCACCTGGACCGCCGCCTCTACGAGAAGCGCGTGTTCCCGTCGATCCAGCTCAACCGCAGCGGTACCCGCCGCGAAGAACTGCTGCTGTCGCCCGAAATCCTGCAAAAGAGCCGCATCCTGCGCCAGTTCATGTACAACATGGACGAGATCGAGTCGATGGAGCTGATGTTGAAGAACATGAAGTCCACCAAGAACAATGTCGAGTTCTTCGACATGATGCGTCGGGGTGGTTGA
- the trxA gene encoding thioredoxin 1 — MANELIKHVSDATFDADVLQAATPVLVDYWAEWCGPCKMIAPILDEVATGYAGKLQIAKMNVDENRDIPAKFGIRGIPTLMIFKGGELAATKVGAMSKSQLTAFIDQQLA, encoded by the coding sequence ATGGCCAACGAACTCATCAAACATGTCTCGGACGCAACTTTCGATGCGGACGTTTTACAGGCCGCCACCCCGGTGCTGGTCGATTACTGGGCCGAATGGTGCGGTCCTTGCAAAATGATTGCCCCCATTTTGGACGAAGTGGCCACCGGCTACGCAGGCAAGCTGCAAATCGCCAAGATGAACGTGGACGAGAACCGCGACATCCCCGCCAAGTTCGGCATCCGCGGCATTCCCACCTTGATGATCTTCAAGGGCGGCGAGCTGGCAGCCACCAAAGTGGGCGCCATGAGCAAGTCGCAACTGACCGCATTTATCGACCAGCAACTGGCCTAA
- the addB gene encoding ATP-dependent helicase/deoxyribonuclease subunit B codes for MSKSMSSSADPLWFAPGTGLLAQIQRAMAQRQAHPARTVVLLPYAQLMPLANRFWAQARPDGFTPRFESTLNWSHGLGGTALGPHDLRFDTAMDMLQAPDLLERAGLGAQREALSARLVEAAHQLAPLVAAVPPPQRADWAARAREAVGLGMEAPVLALECVVARIALEWAAASSYATDVLWSDSVPAALDCIVVLDGFQTDPLIHALCAAWGDKVTRLVCPVPPPPPMPALHEASDSEDEAQRAAACVLRHIEAGHTPVALVATDRLLTRRIRAMLAAQQVRIRDETGWKLSTTRAAAQLVVTLRAARWDASSDAVLDWLKNAPAFRPRTVQTLEKALRKASVQSWSAWSAEATPNQPAVSEAVRLANSLRASLQAARPLAAWLAAVRALLQASGQWAALEADAAGAKLLSALRLTEGAEAEFADFPQAARRLRLAEFSTWVGDALEAASYVPDHPQDEQVVVLPLSQLLARPFAALVLPGCDEVRLAVSPEPPGAWTAAQREALGLPSRAVLEAAARAAWANALQTPHTDVLWRQSDASGETLLASPLVQALRVAEPVDLAADPRIPRSLTPLPSERPLPVGAALPITRLSASAYEDLRRCPYRFFGMRQLGLQEAQELTGEVDKRDFGTWLHAVLKHFHEALKVAPTPIPSARVAIMNVAAEQITQDMHLEPGEFLPFASAWPRVRDGYLDWLAPHEAAGGQFEQAESALELPLGSITLIGTIDRVDQVHADGRTTALVIDYKTENAQATGKRIQQPLEDTQLAFYAALLPHDTLRAAYLNVGEKDGSQLFEQTEVVEARDALVHGILDDMQRIADGATLAALGEGAACTFCAARGLCRKDWWTA; via the coding sequence ATGTCTAAAAGTATGTCTAGTTCTGCCGACCCGCTGTGGTTTGCCCCTGGCACCGGTCTGCTGGCCCAGATACAGCGGGCCATGGCGCAGCGCCAGGCCCACCCTGCGCGCACCGTGGTCTTGCTGCCCTACGCGCAGCTCATGCCGCTGGCGAATCGCTTCTGGGCGCAGGCCCGGCCCGATGGATTCACCCCGCGTTTCGAGTCTACGCTGAACTGGTCGCACGGCCTGGGCGGCACGGCCCTGGGACCGCATGATTTACGGTTCGATACCGCCATGGACATGCTGCAGGCCCCCGACCTGCTGGAGCGTGCCGGCCTGGGCGCACAGCGCGAGGCCCTGTCGGCCCGCCTGGTCGAAGCCGCCCACCAACTGGCCCCGCTGGTAGCCGCCGTGCCGCCGCCGCAGCGCGCCGACTGGGCCGCCCGGGCGCGCGAGGCGGTGGGCCTGGGCATGGAAGCCCCGGTGCTGGCGCTGGAATGCGTAGTGGCCCGCATCGCACTCGAATGGGCCGCCGCCTCCAGCTACGCCACCGACGTGCTGTGGAGCGACAGCGTGCCCGCCGCGCTGGACTGCATCGTCGTGCTCGACGGCTTCCAGACCGACCCGCTGATCCACGCCCTGTGCGCCGCCTGGGGCGACAAGGTCACGCGCCTGGTGTGCCCCGTGCCGCCACCCCCGCCCATGCCCGCCCTGCACGAGGCCAGCGACTCCGAAGATGAAGCCCAGCGCGCCGCCGCCTGCGTGCTGCGCCACATCGAAGCCGGGCACACGCCGGTGGCCCTGGTCGCCACCGACCGCCTGCTGACCCGCCGCATCCGCGCCATGCTGGCCGCGCAGCAGGTGCGTATCCGCGACGAAACCGGCTGGAAGCTGTCCACCACCCGCGCCGCCGCGCAACTGGTGGTCACGCTGCGCGCGGCCCGCTGGGATGCCAGCAGCGACGCGGTGCTGGACTGGCTGAAAAACGCCCCGGCGTTCCGTCCCCGCACCGTGCAGACGCTGGAGAAAGCGCTGCGCAAGGCATCGGTACAAAGCTGGTCCGCCTGGAGCGCGGAGGCCACGCCGAACCAGCCCGCCGTGTCCGAGGCTGTGCGCCTGGCCAATAGCCTGCGCGCCAGCCTGCAAGCCGCCCGTCCGCTGGCCGCCTGGCTGGCCGCGGTGCGCGCCTTGCTGCAGGCCAGCGGCCAGTGGGCCGCGCTGGAGGCCGATGCCGCCGGGGCCAAGCTGCTGTCCGCCCTGCGCCTGACCGAAGGGGCGGAGGCCGAATTTGCCGACTTCCCCCAGGCCGCCCGCCGCTTGCGCCTGGCCGAGTTCAGTACCTGGGTGGGCGACGCGCTGGAGGCCGCAAGCTATGTGCCCGACCACCCGCAGGACGAGCAGGTGGTGGTGCTGCCGCTGAGCCAGTTGCTGGCCCGCCCGTTTGCCGCCCTGGTGCTGCCGGGCTGTGACGAAGTGCGCCTGGCCGTATCGCCCGAGCCGCCCGGTGCCTGGACCGCCGCGCAGCGCGAAGCCCTGGGCCTGCCGTCCCGCGCCGTGCTGGAAGCCGCTGCCCGCGCCGCCTGGGCCAACGCCCTGCAAACCCCGCATACCGACGTGCTGTGGCGGCAAAGCGATGCCTCGGGCGAAACCCTGCTGGCCAGCCCGCTGGTGCAGGCCTTGCGGGTGGCCGAGCCTGTGGATTTGGCCGCCGACCCGCGCATCCCCCGCAGCCTCACGCCGCTGCCCAGCGAACGGCCTTTGCCCGTGGGTGCCGCGCTGCCCATCACCCGCCTGTCGGCCAGCGCCTACGAGGATTTGCGCCGCTGCCCCTACCGCTTCTTCGGTATGCGCCAACTGGGCCTGCAGGAAGCACAAGAGCTCACCGGCGAGGTAGACAAGCGCGACTTTGGCACCTGGTTGCATGCGGTGCTCAAGCACTTCCATGAGGCGTTAAAAGTGGCCCCCACGCCCATTCCATCGGCGCGAGTAGCTATTATGAATGTAGCGGCCGAGCAAATCACGCAAGACATGCATCTGGAGCCGGGCGAGTTCCTGCCTTTTGCCTCGGCCTGGCCCCGCGTGCGCGACGGCTACCTGGACTGGCTGGCCCCGCACGAAGCCGCAGGTGGCCAGTTCGAGCAGGCCGAAAGCGCGCTCGAACTCCCGCTGGGCTCCATCACGCTGATCGGCACCATCGACCGGGTGGACCAGGTGCATGCCGACGGCCGCACCACCGCCCTGGTCATCGACTACAAAACCGAAAACGCCCAGGCCACCGGCAAACGCATCCAGCAGCCGCTGGAAGACACGCAGCTGGCCTTCTACGCCGCGCTGTTGCCGCATGACACCTTGCGCGCCGCCTACCTCAACGTGGGCGAAAAAGACGGCAGCCAGCTGTTTGAGCAGACCGAGGTGGTGGAGGCCCGCGACGCGCTGGTGCACGGCATCCTGGACGACATGCAGCGCATTGCCGATGGCGCAACTTTGGCGGCGCTGGGCGAGGGCGCGGCCTGCACGTTCTGCGCAGCAAGGGGCTTGTGCCGCAAGGATTGGTGGACGGCGTAA
- the gcvA_2 gene encoding glycine cleavage system transcriptional activator: MNPPHAKTAARRLPPLNMLRAFEAAARLESVTLAAQELHVTQSAVSHQIKALETWLGVPLVQRSGRGLGLTTEGAAYLPSLRSAFDQMASATARVQRPLRGNTLSVNSMASLSAQWLIPQLANFCAEVPGVDVQLSTTLSATGFDPAAFDVSIRCFTDAELAALRQRPPWRDVVLGAFLPNTLTPVCSPQVLAAQPPLTSPADVLSRTLLHSRSTPLVWQDWLALAGLPAQQPRHLVTFDHAHLAVQAAVQGMGIALGNPLQLREELASGLLHTPFPTLALCDRTNYWIMAPQATQNPHAVAFCAWLERNGSLQAF, translated from the coding sequence ATGAATCCACCTCATGCCAAAACCGCCGCCCGCCGCCTGCCACCCCTGAACATGCTGCGCGCTTTCGAGGCGGCCGCCCGGCTGGAGAGCGTGACCCTGGCCGCGCAAGAGCTGCATGTGACCCAAAGTGCGGTCAGCCACCAGATCAAGGCACTGGAAACATGGCTGGGCGTTCCACTGGTGCAGCGCAGTGGCCGGGGCCTGGGGCTCACCACCGAGGGTGCCGCCTACCTGCCCAGCCTGCGCAGCGCCTTCGACCAGATGGCCAGCGCCACGGCCCGGGTGCAGCGCCCGCTGCGGGGCAATACCTTGTCGGTGAATTCCATGGCCTCGCTCTCGGCCCAGTGGCTGATCCCGCAACTGGCCAACTTTTGCGCCGAGGTGCCGGGCGTGGACGTGCAACTGTCCACCACCCTGAGTGCCACCGGGTTCGACCCCGCGGCTTTTGATGTGTCCATCCGCTGCTTTACCGATGCCGAGCTGGCCGCCCTGCGCCAGCGCCCACCCTGGCGCGACGTGGTGCTGGGGGCCTTTTTGCCCAATACCCTGACCCCCGTGTGCAGCCCGCAGGTGCTGGCCGCCCAGCCGCCCCTGACCAGCCCCGCGGATGTGTTGTCGCGCACCTTGCTGCACAGCCGCTCCACCCCGCTGGTCTGGCAGGACTGGCTGGCCCTGGCCGGGCTGCCCGCGCAGCAGCCGCGCCACCTGGTCACCTTCGACCACGCACACCTGGCGGTGCAGGCGGCGGTGCAGGGCATGGGCATCGCCCTGGGCAACCCGCTGCAGCTGCGCGAAGAACTGGCCAGCGGCCTGCTGCACACGCCCTTCCCCACCCTGGCCCTGTGCGACCGCACCAACTACTGGATCATGGCCCCGCAGGCCACGCAGAACCCGCACGCCGTGGCGTTTTGCGCCTGGCTGGAGCGCAACGGGAGTTTGCAAGCTTTTTAG
- the ybjJ gene encoding inner membrane protein YbjJ: protein MKTGASHFPTTVDTGHRFGLHLSAEWRVFAAFFLYSFGLGGIFPRLGEIQRGMGVGEGALGLALIGTAAGTLVSLTLASRLLERIGYRRALLLLTPMIALFFAIASWASGPLVLFLCLVPAGLCIGVVEVVVNVEADRVEHQLGRRIMNRAHAFWSFGFFAAGLAGAGIAQLGISPQLHLALMVPVSLVATLLLLGRFSPAPLREATTEEAPHFARPTWAIMALVCVTLSAMLLEGAGADWSAIYMRDVFAASPLVCGLAVAAGAFTQAVMRFFADGLVERFSPVVFARGLLVVLGCGALLVVLAPLPLLALLGLGLMGVGTSGIFPLAMSAAAQRVDRPAAVNVAALAQISFVVFLLGPPLLGQVAEHFGIRNLYAACLPFVLLSLVAVGALGKKK, encoded by the coding sequence ATGAAAACCGGTGCAAGCCACTTTCCCACCACGGTAGACACCGGCCACCGCTTCGGCCTGCACCTGTCCGCCGAATGGCGGGTGTTTGCGGCCTTCTTCCTGTACTCGTTTGGCCTGGGCGGCATCTTCCCCCGGTTGGGCGAGATCCAGCGCGGCATGGGCGTGGGCGAGGGCGCATTGGGCCTGGCGCTGATCGGCACCGCAGCGGGCACTTTGGTCTCGCTCACCCTGGCCAGCCGCCTGCTGGAGCGCATTGGCTACCGCCGGGCGCTGCTGCTGCTCACGCCCATGATCGCGCTGTTTTTTGCCATTGCCAGCTGGGCCAGCGGGCCGCTGGTACTGTTCTTGTGCCTGGTGCCCGCGGGCCTGTGCATTGGCGTGGTGGAGGTGGTGGTGAACGTGGAGGCCGACCGGGTCGAGCACCAGCTGGGCCGCCGCATCATGAACCGCGCCCATGCCTTCTGGAGCTTCGGCTTTTTTGCCGCCGGGCTGGCGGGCGCGGGCATTGCGCAACTGGGCATCAGCCCGCAGTTGCACCTGGCGCTGATGGTGCCGGTGTCGCTGGTGGCCACGCTGCTGCTGCTGGGGCGCTTCAGCCCCGCGCCGCTGCGCGAAGCCACCACCGAGGAAGCCCCGCACTTTGCCCGGCCCACCTGGGCCATCATGGCGCTGGTCTGCGTGACGCTGTCGGCCATGCTGCTCGAAGGCGCGGGTGCTGACTGGTCGGCCATCTATATGCGCGACGTGTTTGCCGCTTCGCCGCTGGTCTGCGGGCTGGCGGTGGCGGCGGGCGCGTTCACCCAGGCGGTGATGCGGTTTTTTGCCGACGGCCTGGTCGAGCGCTTCAGCCCCGTGGTGTTTGCCCGCGGCCTGTTGGTGGTGCTGGGCTGCGGCGCGCTGCTGGTGGTGCTGGCCCCCTTGCCCCTGCTTGCGCTGCTGGGCCTGGGGCTGATGGGCGTGGGCACCAGCGGCATTTTTCCGCTGGCCATGTCGGCGGCGGCGCAGCGGGTGGACCGGCCGGCCGCCGTCAACGTGGCGGCGCTGGCGCAAATTTCCTTCGTGGTGTTTCTGCTGGGCCCGCCCCTGCTGGGCCAGGTGGCCGAGCACTTTGGCATCCGCAACCTGTACGCCGCCTGCCTGCCGTTTGTGCTGCTGAGCCTGGTGGCCGTGGGTGCCCTGGGTAAAAAGAAGTGA
- the recB gene encoding RecBCD enzyme subunit RecB: protein MTLAAYEHNGHPVERAAFYAIACNPRRSIAVEACAGAGKTWMLVSRILRALLEGSLATDGKGAAAHEILAITFTKKAAGEMRQRLNEWLVEFAQATPEKLAEELRARGVPPAQIALQAPALKNLYPQLLASARPVQIRTFHSWFAALLRTAPLAVLQDLGLPANYSLLEDDLEAVTAVWPRFYATVVDNPSARADFEALVAVHGRFQAHKALAAALNKRVEFVLADAQGVVDASVPPFDAQFPAFAGLAAPEDLLWAQRPLLQEAAANLGRASAVTFSAAGSALEQAVTAQDADAVLAALLTQKGTARKFGEKIVGIATVRAAQDLVLQVAQAQLQNAAWAHQQRMARLTRILIAELAALKYERGWVDMNDVERAASVMLSDPVLSGWVQERLDAKVKHLLIDEFQDTSPLQWQALHAWLSGYAGAAGAPSVFIVGDPKQSIYRFRRAEPQVFRAAQAFVVDGLGGDLLSCDHTRRNAPPVMAAVNAAMHAAQAAGAYDGFRDHTTESTALGALRYLPAIPRDANASAIQAAGSGWRDSLGTPREEPEDSLRTLECRQAAQWLATQLADGLAPKDVMVLSRRRERLGHMRDALRALHIPTQQPEKADLADAPEVQDIAALLDALVSTHHDLSLAQALKSPLFGVADTELVHLAQLQRAARADPDNASDSSWWHLLHNAELLTPTLSALAPVLMQWKQWLDALPPHDALDAIYAHGDVLARFAAAAPAALRTSVLANLRAVLGTALQLNEGRFATPYALVRALKAGGVKAPVTSAPDAVRLLTVHGAKGLEAALVLLLDTDSPPGKAETMGVLVDWPGEAEYPVRLVFLASESNPPACVVDVLAIEQAARQREELNGLYVAMTRARSQLVLSSVVPHKAVDGSWWQRLQPLGERVGALDAADPLEAAAADADFTLLVVPDIGLQVAPPRTEPEADAPESLESRVGQAMHRLLEWGTADAARQQAVAREFSLDAAQSHKAATMAAAIRAGEGAWAWDAEVVDWAGNEVALNYQGKTLRLDRLVRRKDTGAWWVLDHKSKNQPQRDAGLVEQLETYRAALRVLYPGAEVEAAFLTGAGGLVVV, encoded by the coding sequence GTGACCTTAGCCGCCTACGAACACAACGGCCACCCGGTCGAGCGCGCCGCCTTCTACGCCATCGCCTGCAACCCCCGGCGCAGCATCGCGGTAGAGGCCTGCGCGGGCGCGGGCAAAACCTGGATGCTGGTCTCGCGCATCCTGCGGGCGCTGCTGGAAGGCAGCCTGGCCACCGATGGCAAAGGTGCCGCCGCCCACGAAATCCTGGCCATCACCTTCACCAAAAAAGCCGCCGGTGAAATGCGCCAGCGGCTCAACGAATGGCTGGTCGAATTCGCCCAGGCCACGCCCGAGAAGCTGGCCGAAGAACTGCGGGCCCGTGGTGTGCCGCCCGCGCAGATTGCCCTGCAAGCCCCGGCCCTCAAAAACCTGTACCCCCAGCTCCTGGCCAGCGCCCGCCCGGTGCAGATCCGCACCTTCCACAGCTGGTTTGCCGCCTTGTTGCGCACCGCGCCGCTGGCCGTGTTGCAGGACCTGGGCCTGCCCGCCAACTACAGCCTGCTGGAAGATGATCTTGAAGCCGTCACCGCCGTGTGGCCGCGCTTTTACGCCACCGTGGTGGACAACCCCAGCGCCCGCGCCGACTTCGAAGCCCTGGTGGCCGTGCATGGCCGCTTCCAGGCGCACAAGGCGCTGGCCGCTGCCTTGAACAAACGCGTGGAATTTGTGCTGGCCGACGCGCAGGGCGTGGTGGATGCGTCCGTGCCGCCGTTCGATGCGCAGTTTCCCGCCTTTGCCGGGCTGGCCGCGCCCGAGGATTTGCTCTGGGCCCAGCGCCCCTTGCTGCAAGAAGCCGCAGCCAATCTGGGCCGCGCCAGTGCCGTGACCTTCTCGGCGGCAGGCAGCGCCTTGGAGCAGGCTGTGACCGCCCAGGATGCAGATGCCGTGCTGGCCGCCTTGCTCACGCAAAAGGGCACGGCCCGCAAATTTGGTGAAAAAATTGTGGGCATTGCCACCGTGCGCGCCGCGCAAGACCTGGTGCTGCAAGTCGCCCAGGCCCAACTCCAAAATGCTGCCTGGGCGCACCAGCAGCGCATGGCCCGCCTCACCCGCATATTGATCGCCGAGCTGGCCGCCCTGAAGTACGAGCGCGGCTGGGTCGATATGAACGACGTGGAACGCGCCGCGTCGGTGATGTTGTCCGACCCCGTGCTCAGCGGCTGGGTGCAGGAGCGGCTGGATGCCAAGGTCAAACACCTGCTAATCGACGAGTTCCAGGACACCAGCCCGCTGCAGTGGCAGGCCCTGCACGCCTGGCTCAGCGGCTATGCGGGCGCGGCCGGAGCGCCCAGCGTCTTCATCGTGGGCGACCCCAAGCAGAGTATTTACCGCTTCCGCCGCGCCGAGCCCCAGGTGTTCCGCGCCGCCCAGGCCTTTGTGGTGGACGGGCTGGGCGGCGACCTGCTCAGCTGCGACCACACCCGCCGCAACGCCCCACCAGTGATGGCCGCCGTCAACGCCGCCATGCATGCCGCGCAGGCTGCCGGTGCCTATGACGGCTTTCGCGACCACACCACCGAATCCACCGCCTTGGGGGCTTTGCGCTACCTGCCCGCCATCCCGCGCGATGCCAATGCTTCGGCCATCCAGGCCGCTGGGAGTGGCTGGCGCGACAGCCTGGGCACACCCCGCGAAGAGCCCGAAGACAGCTTGCGCACCCTGGAATGCCGCCAGGCCGCCCAGTGGCTGGCCACTCAACTGGCCGATGGCTTGGCTCCCAAGGACGTGATGGTGTTGTCGCGCCGCCGCGAGCGCCTGGGCCATATGCGCGATGCCTTGCGCGCCCTGCACATCCCCACCCAGCAGCCCGAAAAAGCCGACCTGGCCGACGCGCCCGAGGTGCAAGACATCGCCGCTCTGCTGGACGCGCTGGTGTCCACCCACCACGACCTGTCGCTGGCGCAGGCGCTGAAATCCCCGCTGTTTGGCGTGGCCGATACCGAGCTGGTGCACCTGGCCCAGCTGCAGCGCGCCGCCCGCGCCGATCCTGACAACGCATCCGACAGCAGCTGGTGGCATTTGCTACACAATGCAGAGCTGCTCACGCCCACGCTATCAGCGCTAGCCCCTGTTTTGATGCAATGGAAACAGTGGCTGGACGCACTGCCCCCGCACGACGCGCTGGATGCCATCTACGCCCACGGCGACGTACTGGCCCGCTTCGCCGCCGCCGCGCCCGCCGCGCTGCGCACGTCCGTGCTGGCCAATCTGCGTGCCGTGCTGGGTACGGCCCTGCAGCTCAACGAAGGCCGCTTCGCCACGCCCTACGCCCTGGTGCGCGCCCTCAAAGCCGGTGGTGTCAAAGCCCCGGTCACCAGCGCCCCCGATGCCGTGCGCCTGCTCACCGTGCACGGTGCCAAGGGCCTGGAGGCCGCACTGGTGCTGCTGCTCGACACCGACTCCCCGCCCGGCAAAGCCGAAACCATGGGCGTGCTGGTGGATTGGCCCGGCGAGGCCGAATACCCGGTGCGCCTGGTCTTTTTGGCCAGCGAATCCAATCCGCCCGCCTGCGTAGTCGACGTGCTGGCCATCGAGCAAGCCGCCCGCCAGCGCGAAGAGCTCAACGGCCTGTATGTGGCCATGACCCGCGCCCGCAGCCAGCTGGTCCTGTCGTCCGTGGTGCCGCACAAGGCGGTGGATGGCTCGTGGTGGCAGCGCTTGCAGCCCCTGGGCGAAAGGGTTGGTGCATTGGATGCAGCCGACCCGCTGGAGGCCGCTGCAGCCGATGCCGATTTCACCTTGCTGGTGGTGCCCGACATCGGCCTGCAGGTCGCGCCCCCGCGCACCGAACCGGAGGCCGATGCCCCCGAATCCCTGGAATCGCGGGTGGGCCAGGCCATGCACCGGCTGCTGGAGTGGGGCACCGCCGATGCCGCCCGGCAGCAGGCTGTAGCCCGCGAGTTCAGCCTGGATGCCGCGCAGTCGCACAAAGCCGCCACCATGGCCGCTGCCATCCGTGCGGGCGAGGGGGCTTGGGCCTGGGATGCCGAGGTGGTGGACTGGGCGGGCAACGAGGTCGCTCTGAACTACCAGGGCAAGACCCTGCGCCTGGACCGCCTGGTGCGCCGCAAGGACACCGGTGCCTGGTGGGTGCTGGACCACAAATCCAAAAACCAGCCGCAGCGGGATGCGGGGTTGGTGGAGCAGTTGGAGACTTATCGGGCGGCGCTGCGGGTGTTGTATCCGGGGGCGGAGGTGGAGGCGGCGTTTTTGACGGGGGCGGGGGGGCTGGTGGTGGTGTGA
- the baiN gene encoding 3-dehydro-bile acid delta(4,6)-reductase, which produces MQKEQKPTGTTALVIGGGPAGLMAAEVLAQAGVAVQLCDAMPSVGRKFLLAGKGGLNLTHSEPSELFATRYGNRQEQVSPWLQDLGAAQLRDWAKALGVDTFVGSSGRVFPTDMKSAPLLRAWLHRLRVAGVQFHMRHRWVALEGNTWTFDTPKGPVALTADVVVLALGGGSWARLGSDGAWVPLLQAAKVPVVPLQPANCGFDVAGWTEHFRSRFAGQPFKTVALSFTNSQGETFRRQGEFVATASGIEGSLVYAVSNLVRDEIALNGHATVLLDLLPDKTPERVLADVAHPRGTRSLSSHLKSRLGLEGIKAGILHELLDKASFQNPAALAAAIKALPIRLVATRPLDEAISTAGGIAFEALDADLMLEPLPGVFAAGEMLDWEAPTGGYLLTASLASGARAAQGALRFLGR; this is translated from the coding sequence ATGCAAAAAGAACAAAAGCCCACGGGCACCACCGCGCTGGTGATTGGCGGGGGCCCTGCGGGCTTGATGGCGGCGGAGGTGTTGGCCCAGGCGGGGGTGGCGGTGCAGTTGTGCGATGCCATGCCTTCGGTGGGCCGCAAATTTTTGCTGGCGGGCAAGGGGGGGCTGAACCTGACGCACTCCGAGCCGTCCGAACTCTTTGCCACCCGCTACGGCAACCGGCAAGAGCAAGTGAGCCCCTGGCTGCAGGACCTGGGTGCGGCGCAACTGCGCGACTGGGCCAAGGCGCTGGGCGTGGACACCTTTGTGGGCAGCTCGGGCCGGGTGTTCCCGACCGACATGAAATCGGCTCCGCTGTTGCGCGCCTGGCTGCACCGGCTGCGCGTGGCCGGGGTGCAGTTCCACATGCGGCACCGCTGGGTGGCGCTGGAGGGCAATACCTGGACTTTTGATACGCCGAAGGGGCCCGTGGCCTTGACCGCCGACGTGGTGGTGCTGGCCCTGGGCGGCGGCAGCTGGGCGCGCCTGGGCTCCGACGGCGCCTGGGTGCCTTTGCTGCAGGCGGCCAAGGTGCCGGTGGTGCCGCTGCAACCCGCCAACTGTGGCTTTGACGTGGCGGGCTGGACCGAGCATTTCCGCAGCCGCTTCGCCGGGCAGCCGTTCAAGACCGTGGCGCTGTCGTTCACCAACAGCCAGGGCGAGACGTTCCGCCGCCAGGGCGAGTTTGTGGCCACCGCCAGCGGCATCGAAGGCAGCCTGGTCTACGCGGTATCGAACCTGGTGCGCGACGAGATTGCGCTGAACGGCCACGCCACTGTGTTGCTGGATCTGCTGCCCGACAAAACCCCCGAGCGGGTGCTGGCCGACGTGGCCCATCCGCGCGGCACGCGTTCGCTCTCCAGCCACCTGAAAAGCCGCCTGGGGCTGGAAGGCATCAAGGCGGGCATCCTGCACGAGCTGCTGGACAAGGCCAGTTTCCAGAACCCCGCCGCGCTGGCCGCCGCCATCAAGGCCCTGCCGATCCGCCTGGTGGCCACCCGGCCCCTGGACGAGGCCATCAGCACCGCCGGTGGCATTGCTTTCGAGGCGCTGGATGCAGACCTGATGCTGGAGCCGCTGCCGGGCGTGTTTGCCGCCGGCGAAATGCTGGATTGGGAGGCCCCCACCGGCGGCTACCTGCTCACCGCCAGCCTGGCCAGTGGTGCCCGTGCCGCGCAGGGCGCATTACGCTTTTTAGGCCGCTAG